The genomic window GGGGCGGGGCTCACCCCTTGCCCTCGGGGTCTCTCGGGCTCCGCCAATCAGCGAGCGCCCTGTTGGCCGTCCGCAGCCTCCCGCGCCCCTCCCTCTTCCAGCGGTCTCAGCGTCCCACAATCCAAGATGGCGGGCTGCAGACGAAGGGGTCCCCAGGCCAGAGTTAGGCCACTTTTCTGCGCCCTGCTGTTGTCGATCAGTCGCTTCGTCGGGGGCGACGGCGTGGGAGGGGACCCTGCGGCCGCCGGCACCGCGAGCACCCTTGCCGCGCTGCCACATCGCCGTTTCGAGTACAAATACAGCTTCAAGGGGCCGCACCTGGTACAGAGCGACGGGACCGTGCCCTTCTGGGCCCACGCGGGGAGTAAGCAGGGGCGGTGGCGGGGGCCCGGGTCCCTTCTCTCCTTCTGCTGCCTCCTCTACACCCTCTCTCAGCAGACACCCTGGTGTCCTCAGGACCGGTTCTAGCCGCTGCGCTCCACATGCGCTGAGGAGGGGTTCTCTCTCGCCAGCCCTTCCTCCAGGTTCCCTCCAGTCCTCAAGGTTCCCTACGCCTGTCCCGAGGGTCCTCTCTCCCATCTGCTTCCCCGTTCCTTCTGGCTTCCCTTCTGTGATCTTGTCGGCTCTTTCCGTTTGATCTAGAGGTGTCCTGTTACTTCTTTAACTTTCAGCACTCACTTACCCCGGCTCTGGGCATCGCGTTTCACCCTACCGCCACGTCTCTAGAGGACACGTCCTCTTACCCCAGCCATCCCAACCGGCGACCTGTTCGAGCAGTCCGCCTGCCTCCTATCCCGCTCCCCCTGGGCCCTCGCTGCTGGCTTTTCTCCGGTGTTAGCAATGATTCATGCTCCTGTTTGTGCCCGGCGCGCCCCGACAGCTCCAGAGCTAGCGTATGTTGGTTGTAGAGTGATTTTTAAGTCTTTTTATGTCAGAGGACATTCTTCTTAAACTGTTGAACTACAGCTTAAATTTGTCTCTGTGACTTGGTGTGGACTTTGATCTTTACTTTTGTATTAACTCATTATGTAACTTTACAGTCACACTCCCGTTATTTAGGAGAGGgagtgtattttttttgtttattgtttctgAATCGTAAGACTAAAAACAGCATTGTACCTTAAgacctttctcttttcctctttttttttttttgagaaagcgAAATAACCTGCGCTCCATTTTGTTCGCTCTGTGTGTTTGGCACTTTTATAGATAAGAGAGAGTTGCTGGGGCATTGACTTACGTGAAAGAAAACGTATCTGCAGTTTTCAGTGCTGATGTGTCACTGCTGACTAAGGGTTCACCCACAAGCACTTGGCATGCCGTAAGCTCTGTTCAGTGACCGTCAGATACACTCTTTGCAACAAGTGGCAAATGCCTtcatgttgttattagttgccatcaggttcATTTCGACTCGTGGCAAGCCCATGTGCTTTTACGGGGGTAAGAATTTATATGGGGTacagttttagttctttgttGTGCACAGTTTTAGATTGTCCTGTACATGAAACGAAATATTTCATTTCTAGAAATAAATACCGAATAGGAACCATATTTTTGGGAAGGTCTGTTTCATTGAAATTAATGTGTAATTGAAAGTTATACATTTCAATTGAACTTAATAACTAAGtcattaaatatttgaaaaagagtacagttattttttttactcagcagaCATTTATTATGTGCCCACTCTCTGCAAGAGTATATTGGGGGCATGTGTTATCAAGGTAGCATTGTTCTTGATACACAAAGATGATGCAAATGATACCAAACAcaaatttttggttttctttttttggagtgAGGATGAGTTTTTCAGTAATGGTGATGAATTTGTTAACACCTTTTCACTACCGCACCTCTCCATTGCCTGCCTGCTCTTCTGcctccttttctgtctctctctcccacatacacacaccacatcaACCAAGTAAGACTTCATCAGCTACTCAAGttgttactttgattttttttacagAGTCTATAAACCAGGCTAGTCTCCTGTAGAAATGTCAGGACAGTGTACCTCAGTGAATTAAAATTTCACAGCTAGACTGAATTGGTTAGACTGAATTTAAAATGAAGGGATTAGTATTTTAGccatgagggcagtggtggtttagtggtagacttcttctttcatgtgggagacctgggttcaattcccagcaatACACCTCAAATGTAGCCACCAttggtctgtcagtggaggcatccttgttgctgtgatgatgaatAGGTTTAATGGAGTTTcatactaagacaaactaggaataaaggcctggtgatctacttccaaaaaccagccagtgaaaaccctgtggtgggTTATAATGTTCTGATCCTGTTTTGcataggtcaccatgaatcggagacCAACTCTACAGCTAACAATAATTTTAGCCATGATTTCTCTATTTTCTGATTCCGTGGATGTCTCCACTCTTTTATTGTCACTGTAATTTTTTCAGTCTCACTCTCTTCTTAACTCCATTgatcattttttctgttttcattttgaccCGAGATCCATTACTAAAAACAGTTGAAAAATAGAGAAATTTAACATCTAGTTTAAACATAGCCCTCTGCTTTTGTCCCAAATTTAGACCGAATCTATGACTTTTCTGTTTCTTAACCCCAATGTCCTTTGGTACTGTCAGTATAGATCCTTGGGTCCATAAGGACGAAAAATGATAACAGTCTACAACCCTTCACCTTTATTGATTTGATCCTTAGTAAGCAAGGCAGGTGTTACCTGTTTCATAGATGAAGTTCAGAATAGGTTTGGTGGtagtgttaggtgccatcaagtcaattctgactcacagtgaccccataaaacggtaaaactgtcccataggtttcctTGGCTCTCATAGTTATGGAAGGATCGATAGTAGGTGTCAGTAGACTAGAACTTGAATCTAGATATTTTGATTGTGTGTCCAATGTTCTACCCATGAGATTCCTGTCCCCTACCACCACCTCTGAATGAAGGTGGTGGTAACAAACAGTGGCTGATCTTACTAAAATATCtcagcttttcttttttgttagttTTCCTGCCTGTAAAGTGATAATACAGTTGTTTTATTTCCCAGCATTGATTCTAGAGCTGGTTAATATCTAAGAGAGTATGCTGGAATTGTTTAGATTTTAGGACCGATAGGTACTTTAATGATCATGCAGTTCAGTAATAGGAGGAATACctggaaaaaaccaaacccgttactgctGAGCAACCCCACAGCTAACATATATCAAAACATTTATAGCACTTATTTAGGCACTTAAATGCCTATGAGGTTGTTAGGAGGTTTAGAGAAATGGATTAGCTTGCCTCAGATCACACAGCCAATAAGTGGTAGAGCGGGGAATGGCGCCCAGACTAGATGCAAACGACCGTTTTGGGGGATCACTATTATCTTTGATAATTtgctaaaatgaaagaaatgtttgttgagttgaaATACATTTGACCCTCTCCCTAGAAGAGTGAATAGACGTAAAACTGCATATAATATTTGGGATACTTACGGAAGTGTTTGAGCTTAGCtccttcattttacaggtgaacatACGGTGAACCCAGGACAGTAAAagaattatttgctcagagtCACACAGCTGAACTGAGACTAGGAACAAGTCTCTTGATTCCTAGTGGTATGTTCTTTTCACAGTTTGAGCTTTCTAACATTTGAAACTGGTAAAATGCAttgcagtttttaatttttttttaaataatatgcaCATTGTTTTTCAGGTATTTAAAAATAATGAGAATCAGATTATTGGCTTGCCTTTTAAGCCATAATTTTCTCCCCCTCACCCTTTGACTTTTTAGTGTATGATTATAGCTTTACTCTTTTTGCAGAGATATTTCACTGTTCCCAGGGTTAGAGGGGATGTTAGAAAGACCTCAAGTTTAAAAGTTGAAACTGTCGACATGAAATTTTTTCCTAACAATTATTGAACAGGTTATTGGGTTAAAATTAGATCTCTACAAGTATATGTATCAGCTTGGTGATGATTTGTTGAATTTTACCTGATTATAACTTAAAGCTTTTTTTCTCTGATTCTTACGCTAGATGCTATTCCAAGTTCAGATCAAATTCGAATAGCACCATCCTTAAAAAGCCAAAGAGGATCAGTGTGGACAAAGACAAGAGCCGCCTTTGAGAACTGGGAAGTGGAGGTGACTTTTCGAGTGACTGGAAGAGGTCGAATTGGAGCTGATGGTCTGGTATGATCATTTCTTTCACTTCTAGTGTATGTAAATGCATAAACCGCTAGCTTCTGATTGTGCCTTGTATATTTACAGGCAATTTGGTACACAGAAAATCAAGGCTTGGAGGGTCCTGTGTTTGGATCAGCTGACATGTGGAATGGTGTTGGaatattttttgattcttttGACAATGATGGAAAGGTATACTTAATTGATAGAACTGTTGTCTGCAATACAATGATTAGTCTTTATATAACTGGGAATTTGTGAATTTAAAGATGAGTACACAATTTATCATACACCAACTTGAGATCATAATGGAGCCCTAGCTCTGAGAACTTTGCAATGACCCCCTCCGCTGCCCTGTATGTGCCTAGTAGTTTTGATGGTTACATATGAGTCCTTTTGATGTAGGCAATGAAACCACCTGTGTTTGGAAGACTGTAACAGTTTGCTTTCATGAGAAAATTACTATTAGCTCACATACTAATATCTTTTTTGATCAAGCCAGTTTCTCCGATGATCTCTCCCAAAACAGTTAAGAACAAAATGTACTTACATATTAGAAACATACAATTACTTGTGCGTTAGCAGCTCTAAGATTGGTGATCTTTGCTTCAGCTGGTTGTTGCTCGCTACTGCTTCTCAGAGGTCGTTTTAGCAATTTAAAGGAGAACCTTAAATTAGTAACTCCTTGAAAGCCAAGGTCACGTTAGCCCCCCTGTTACGAAGCTCCCATAAATCCCATACTTGTCCAGGTTCACAGTTGGTCCTCAAATATGTGTTGTTGATTATTCAAGAATGAGTCAGTTTTGGCTgagatatttggaaaccctggtggtgtagtggttaagtgctacagctgctaaccaaaaggttggcagtttgaatccgccgggtgctccttggaaactctatggggcagttctactctgtcctgtacagtcgccatgaattggaatcgactcgacggcactgggtttggtttttttgtttttattgactgTATTTTCAAataactgtttttgttgttggttttgttttgttttttaataagtaGAAATCTTTTCTATTggtattaattattttaaaattttaagtcaTAGAATTTTAGAGATATAAGAAACCTTGTAGCATATCTGGAATGACCTGATCCTTGATCTAAGGACCTTAAAACAAAGCATTCTCTTTATTTATAGAAAAATAATCCTGCTATAGTGATTATAGGCAACAATGGACAAATCCATTATGACCATCAAAAGTAAGTGTGTGTTTTTTATATTTCTGATTTCATCttctctttggaaactttatatATTGTTACAAATCTGAACGCTTTACAAATGAAACAAGTTCTTTCTTTTCATAAGACATGTTTTGGAATTTCATGGCTGTCTTCCTTTAATTTGGTTCTGTTTTAAAGTTCCTTCTGTGGACCACCTCAGATTTCAAACCTAAACATGTATTGTTTTActtaaattaaaaacataataatTGTTTCTTTTAATTGTTAAAGTACATCTAACACTGCATTTGCAGATTCAGCATTTTTTAGGTGTATGGTTcggtgatatcaattacattaatcatgttgtacaaccgtcACCTGTAATCGTTGCTGCATTTCCCATCACCCTaaacaaactcactgcttccCAGACAGTGGCTCTCCCTTTCCGCTCCCTCCAATCCGCTGCAGTAACCACTAACAAGCTTTGTTCTGTATAATTTGCCTGTTATTTCATATACATGAGATGAATAAtgaaaatatataattattttgaAGATTTATAGCATTCCTGGCTCTCAGCGTTGCACTAGTCATATGCTTTTGCATCTTTATTAAACTAGATCTTTGAAAAATAAAGTTTAGAGTTTTGACCAAACTGATGAGTAAGCAATTTATGCCCCTTTATTCAACCCAGTTGTTGCCctgtgccaactcatagtgacgccgtgtacagcagaatgaaatgctgcccagtcctgcaccgtcctcacaatcaacCTTAGTATTGCTTTATTTGAAGACTGTCAGTGGGTTACAAAGCTTCTCAGGTGTTTGATATATACATAATGTGTAGGAGTTAGGTatctatgttttttatttttccattatgGAGGGAGGAATTACCTTTTAGCCAATCAGTGAACTGTAAGAACTATACTTACCCATGCTCCTGCTTATTCCTTCCTACCGTAATGATTTTCAGCTCTGCTAGTTTATCACAACTACCTGGGTAGCTTAAAATAGAAGTGCCTAGGCCTTCTTGTTTTAATTCTGGCTCAGTTGATTTGGAGGGGAGTCTCAGAGCCTACGTTGTTAAAAGCTCCATGAGTGGTTCTGATTCTGCCCCAGGGTAGAGAGCCACTTCCCTAGTCTCATGGAGAAGAGCATGGCTCTCCCTGTGCTACCACAGTGCGTGCTTATATTGGGCTCCATGTTATCCAGAGCTCTGGCAGGGGTCACAGGGAGAAATGCATGTCAGCTTTGTGCCTTCTGAATAATTAGCTTGAAATATCCTAAGACTTTGTCGTAACATGATATCAGTGTTCCTGgacatttatcattttaaataatgaatttttaaatattgaaaatcTTTCTTAagtttgttctttgttttcctttcccCATACTATAGTGATGGTTCTAATCAAGCTTTAGCAAGTTGCCAGAGGGACTTCCGTAATAAACCCTATCCTGTCCGGGCAAAGATTATATATTACCAGAAAACATTGACAGTAAGTAACTTACACTTAGAGGTAATCAGTGAACAGTATTGTAGTATTTTTTATTCTGAGTTCTCGATAGACAGTAAATGCACTTCAGTTTGGATATTGTTCATGTACTCATCAGTGTTACAACAAGAGAGCAAGTGGCCTCAAAGCTTGATATAAGTGGTCATCTATGGCAAACCCTTGCCAGTAGTTGTGCACTTAGTAAATGTTTAAGCACCCAACCAAATGCCAGGGATTATGTACCTATCCATGCCTTCAAGGATACAAATATAAGTTGAAGGCCATTCTCAAAGAACTTACAGTCTAATGAGAGGAGACCCATGTAACATTACTGTGCCATGTGAGAAATGCTATAACACAGATACCACATAGGGATCATGGGGTTAGAATCCTGTAACAGCCAAGTGGGCATGGAGAATGTCAGGAACAGTTTTCACAGAGTTGAGCTGTGCCTTGATGGGGAGTAAGAATTTCTTTGATATGGAGGCCtattccaggcagagaaaacaggCACAGGGACTTGAGAGAAGTTGAAATATTTGGGAAAGGCAAGGAGTTTGGTATGCCTGAAAGATAGAGGAGATCTGTGGGAAGTGAGGTTGAAAGGTTGATAGTAACAGGTCTTGAATGGCCACGTGTAGTTTATCTTGTAAGGGACTGTGTAAAGACTCTTAAGCAGAAAAGTGAAATTACCTGATTAGTAATTTACAACGATGACATAGGCAGCAGTGTTCTTATAATGTTACTTGTGAATTTAGAGTCCTTGAATCATGCCCTGTGTTAGGTTAGACGAAGTTTCTCATTTAAATCTTTCTCCAGCCCCGTGAGGGAGGCATCTCCATTTTATACATGGGGAAATTGAGTATAACAGATTTTAAGTATTTGAACAGTGTTGTaccaataaggaaaccctggtgacgcagtggttaagtgctacagctactaaccaaaaggtgggcagtttgaatctaccaggcactcctaggaaactctgtagggcaattctactctgtcctatagggtctccatgagttggaattgactcagtggcaacgagtttggttttttcattttatatcaATAAGTAACAGAACTGTGATATGAACCAAGCTCTGTCTTAACTGCAAGACCCCAACTTTGGTCTGAACTAAGAGTGAAGATAGAGGAAAGATGATTAGGAGTTAGAGACTACAGGACTTAGTACCAgtttgggggcagggggagaaggGTGAAGACAGCTGTGGAGTCAAGGGTAGTTTCTGACTGTCTGGCCAACTAGACGACTAATTGGTACTAATAATAGCCGAAAGGGGGACTGGCAaagaaactgtgtgtgtgtgtgtgtgtgtgtttggggaagAGTCGGAAAGCAGAGAGCTGGTTTAGTTGTACACTTCTCAGTGCAGGCATTATATCCTGtatgcttcattaaaaaaaaacccattgttgtcaagtggattccaactcacagtgaccctgtaagacagagtagaattgccccattggatttccaaggctataatctttacagaagcagtcttccacatctttctcccatgaagtggctagtgggtttgaaccactgacctttcagttggcagctgagtgcttacccagtgcaccaccagggctccttctgtatgCCGCATAGTCTTTAATACTGTGTACATGTTAGGTACTCaggaagtatttattgaatgtacACTTACATCCTCAGCTGGTCCCAGTTTCCACGTTGGAGGGAGGAACGAAGTAAAGGGAGGTAGGAAGCGAGACGTTCTGTTGGAGGAAACATGGTCAAAACAAGAAATTGTAAATACTACAAGTGCAGTGTTAAACACTGGGTCAAAACTTAAGCTGAATAAGAAATGTTGTCTATGATCTTATACAGAAAAGTTAGTCAGTGGGCACATTGTACCTAGATGTTACAATTATAGTCCCCACATTCCTCCAAACTCATTTGTTGCAGTTGTTACTTgtagtcaagtcagttccaatgtgtggcgaccccatgtgtgcagagtagaactgctccatagagttttcaaggctgtgacctttcagaagcagatgaccaAGCCTGTCTTTCCAGTTCCCTCTTGGTgatttcaaaccaccagccttctgtCCAGTAGTCAAGCACTTTTAAATGTTTATGCCACCCGAGGACCCTTCCCCTAATGCATAGTACAGTAAATAAGcacaccctccccctccccgcccctttTTTAAACAATTAGAACTAGACAGTAGAGGCTCCTGATGGATTTTCAGTTTGTTGGGATTCGAGGTAAAAAATTTGAACAGTTGAAAGTTTTTATTGTTGAAATTAGAgtgtgattaattttttttttttttaaacactcaaAGGCAAGTATCTTACGATTGTAGATTTTTATTTGAAAGATTATTGAGGGAGGACCAGTTATAAAAGATGTAAACCGACATGGAAACATTGCTGATTACTCATCAGGAGAAACAAAATATTAGTTTCCTAAATGACAGgtgattttaaaaatttggtaGGAGCTCACGTTTCCATTCTATCTTATATAGAGAGTAATTCTTCACGTTGATggatattttattctgttgtcgAAAACTTGAACCAAGTACTGTAACATCTTACCTGTGTGACTTAACCATCACTGATAAAACTTTAAATATGGAAGTAACCATAGAAATGGCCTTACCCTAGTACCTACTCCTTTTGCTTCCACTCTTTATCCAGGGACTCTTTTTGGGGGTGGGGTTAGTGATTGGGATGTTAGAGTTAAAGGTATTGAAGATGCTGGACCTCTACTTGACTGTGATAATGAAAAGTGTTCATCTATCAGGTGGACATCTGTGTTTTCATAGAATTTCAAgattctatttaaaattttagGGTCATTACTTCAAATATACGTTTGGCAGAGTGGTAATTTCTCTgtcttgttttttcattttctgtccTCTTTTGGCAATATGGCATCTCTCACTTTTGCTCTCTCCCTGCTAACTTACAGCCCAAATTATTCCACTAATTTAATGAAAAGGAGCTCACTATTTGTTGAGGCACTCTATTTACTTCCCAGCCAGCTCTTTAAATAGAATTCTAAATTTAACCTGTGGGTTTTAGCTCTGTCACTGGGACAAGTCTTATCTCTCTGAACCATTAAAAGAGAGCAATCATGGCTCCCCAAGTCTTCTTGAGAGATTTCACTCTATTTTAGAAAGATTTTCATTGCGAGttattaaactttttttcttcttaagctTGTGATACATAGTAAGGCAAAAAAACAGTTACTTAAGTGAAATATTTTACAGTGATACTGTGTAAGTGAGGTTATGTATTAGGGAAAAAATTACTCTTAATAGTAATGAGAGGAAACTGAGAGCTTTCCGGCAGTTGATTATTAGACAAAATACAAAGATCAAATAGTGTTAGTCATAAAATTGACTAATTGCAATTCATTTTACAATGTCTTTTGTAAAAGCTATAGCCACAGTATGTTTTTCTAGGTAATGATCAATAATGGCTTTACACCAGATAAAAATGATTTTGAATTTTGCGCCAAAGTGGAAAACATGATTATCCCTGCACAAGGGCATTTTGGAATATCTGCTGCAACAGGAGGTCTTGCAGGTAAATCTTGCTTTTAATGTTAAAAGTTGTGAATTGAGTTTCATTGGAAATAGTATCTTTTGGGGATGTGTAGAATTGTTACTTTTAGCCTCTTAAGACTAGCTGGAACCTTCACATAGCCTAGGGTGCCAGTGTTTTGGTCTTTTGGGACTGCGGACTCTCTCCTTATGTTCTGTAGATACACGGTTGGTGTACATGTATATAAGCGTAAGTTTGGGCGTTCCACAGCAAAGGAGACATACTTAACAGGGAGGCTGTAAAAGGTTAATTGCCAGGTGTTTTAGGACCCTGAGAGTTGTTGCATGATATAAAAGATGAATTCGGCAGTCTGAGGAAATGTTATTTGAGGACTAAACTTTATCAGTTTTTCCATAAGTGGTGATAAATGAAGTTATCATTTGATGTTAATACTATTTTGCATTTATATGATATGTCgtagttgaaaatattttcacataTATGGATTGTCTCTTACAGCACCCAGGGAGGGAGGATGGATTGTATCTTCCCTATTTTTAGATGAGCTTGCCAAGTCTTAGAAATGATTTTCTGGGGATCACATGGCTAGGAATCATCAGACGGGTGTGGGTTTCTGACTTCTCAGTCAAGTGCTCTGTTACATTGCCCTGGTGCTCCTCAGTTACTAATACCCACTGTAGTATTCTCACCTTCTCTTCAGTCGGCTGCATCTCTAGATCTCCATAATAGTGACAGAGAGCATAAAGATTGACGCACAGCAGAAATGAATTGATTTTATTCGTGCATGTGACTAGCTAAAATTGGCATTTTAGTGTTGATAAAGCTTGTTCTTCTGAGTCCCTGTTTTCAGCTTAAGCAGCTTGAGAATAATTTGACTTTTTTGTATGACTTTAGATAAAATCAAATTATTAGTATCTGCTCTGTGAGGGAAACGAACAGGAATGCTGTGTAGAGGATGAACCGTATCAGCTAACCCAGTGTGCTTTAGGAGTGAAAGAAGCTGTCCTGTCAGGACAGCAGTCCCAGTAAACGAGGATGGAGCAGTGTCGTGGCCATAAGTAAGGCAGAAGTGTAAGTGTCATAAGAAGGGTTCAGAGACAGCTCAGTACAGAAAAGCAATGGAGGACAGGCTGTTGGCTCATTTGGCTTGGGCATAcgctgtgaggaaaccctggtggcgtagtggttaagtgctacggctgctaaccaaagggtcagcagttggagtctgccaggcgctccttgaaaactctatggggcagttctactctgtcctataggattgctgtgagccggaattgactcgatggcactgggtttggtttggtttgggttataagCTGTAAAGGAGGTTTGTGGAAAATATGGGAGGGTTTTGATGTCAGGATTAGGAGGTTAGGCTTAGTTTtgatcattcatttgttcatttcctttaagacatttattaaacatttattagACGTTAAACACTGCTAATGATCTGGCTTAGGGTTTCAGAAAAAAGATTTTAACTTATTTCTGAGGGAAATCTTTCAGATGAGCATTGTCTGTACCAAATTAGAGCTAATTTtcgttttcttaatttttaacgCAGTAAATATAAGCTAACTGCACACCTATAAAAATATTACATAACTATTACATTGTGgttttttctagaattttttttttttttttaatttccagatgACCATGatgttctttcttttctgactttCCAGTTGACTGAGCCTGGGAGAGAACCAGTATGTATACACACTTTTTCAAAAAGTTTATTTTCAGTTCAGCAATACTGCCTTGTGGGTAAAACTGACCTAGGTTTGGATCTTGTTTCTGCCAGTTATTGCTGTGGGATTTTGTGTAAGTCACTTAACCCCTGTGACTTCTGTTTCATCGGGGGTAAAACAAAGGTGTTTGTACTGGCCACCTCGTaatgttgtaaggattaaatgaaacaatgcACGTATagcaagcactcagtaaatg from Loxodonta africana isolate mLoxAfr1 chromosome 11, mLoxAfr1.hap2, whole genome shotgun sequence includes these protein-coding regions:
- the LMAN1 gene encoding protein ERGIC-53, translating into MAGCRRRGPQARVRPLFCALLLSISRFVGGDGVGGDPAAAGTASTLAALPHRRFEYKYSFKGPHLVQSDGTVPFWAHAGNAIPSSDQIRIAPSLKSQRGSVWTKTRAAFENWEVEVTFRVTGRGRIGADGLAIWYTENQGLEGPVFGSADMWNGVGIFFDSFDNDGKKNNPAIVIIGNNGQIHYDHQNDGSNQALASCQRDFRNKPYPVRAKIIYYQKTLTVMINNGFTPDKNDFEFCAKVENMIIPAQGHFGISAATGGLADDHDVLSFLTFQLTEPGREPPTLDKEISEKEKEKYQEEFEHFQQELDKKKEEFQKDHPDLQGQPAEEIFETVGDRELRQIFEGQNRIHLEIKQLNRQLDMILDEQRRYVSSLTEELSKRGAGVPGHPGQISQQEVDTVVKTQHEILRQVNEMKNSMSETVRLVSGIQHPGSVGGIYETTQHFNDIKEHLHIVKRDIDHLVQRNMPSNEKPKCPELPPFPSCLSTTNFVIFIVVQTVLFIGYIMYRTQQEAAAKKFF